From the Hyphomicrobium sp. ghe19 genome, one window contains:
- a CDS encoding methyl-accepting chemotaxis protein, with the protein MVIGYINSKWSMPRRLALISAVFLIPSLIQLYIYADHQLQQISKLDREIDGGRLASAVWTKMAADEMARSGDGELAKLSNISQSLGVQPSVNAFENARSTDERVRLGVELLDQIASSSGLAADASAATFHAQDLIVQRLSGVKQALIDLKSTLDTAGPADDQVKLAINYAVLRRTTEKFRSSLNKLMSEDVSGESKSALGDTNMRLLTTLDQIAAKIKAADYRRAAIGSDVIASVSDANNLVATSAGQISDLFDRLARDHADAARSSLYRTLALLIAATVAAVVLVGLIAKGISLRLTSLVRAMDQISHKDLSVEVPYLSDSNENGMIASALARFKEAVIENKAMTDAAVDAAKQQQEQSEHYAKEHERFMDAFTGAAERIASGDFTHRITEKVIPEYEAIISQMNLMMGQLDAAQAAKIEAEGQINVVVQSLGTSLSELAQGNLETSVYAEIAPEFLKLKTDFNSAASQLRSTIELVKKGAASIKLGTEEISQASDDLSRRTENQAASLEQTAAAVKEITDTVNKTARGATHARETVSVAKADAEKSGEIVRKAISAMNGIESSSKQISQIIGVIDEIAFQTNLLALNAGVEAARAGDAGRGFAVVASEVRALAQRSAEAAKEIKGLISASTGQVAQGVQLVGETGLALTRIVTQVAEINTIVTDIATSANEQAHGLEQVNTAVNEMDQVTQQNAAMVEEATAATQTLAQQTEELVRLVSRFNTGDDTVIEMSTRREQPKSAPRPQRAPAKSKVAAGGGMGRRNVASSDAGWEEF; encoded by the coding sequence ATGGTCATAGGATATATCAATAGTAAATGGTCGATGCCGCGCCGGCTTGCCCTGATATCTGCGGTGTTCTTAATTCCTTCGCTGATCCAGCTGTATATCTATGCGGATCACCAGCTCCAGCAGATAAGCAAGCTTGATCGCGAAATCGATGGAGGCCGATTGGCATCCGCCGTCTGGACCAAGATGGCCGCCGATGAAATGGCAAGGTCGGGCGACGGCGAACTCGCCAAGCTCTCTAACATTTCACAAAGCCTCGGCGTTCAGCCGAGCGTAAACGCCTTCGAGAATGCCCGGTCGACGGACGAGCGAGTACGTCTCGGCGTCGAGCTTTTGGATCAGATAGCGAGTTCATCGGGTCTGGCCGCCGATGCGTCGGCCGCCACTTTCCACGCGCAGGATTTGATTGTGCAGCGCTTGTCTGGAGTGAAGCAGGCGCTCATCGATCTCAAATCCACGCTTGATACCGCAGGCCCCGCGGACGACCAGGTCAAGCTTGCGATCAATTACGCCGTATTAAGACGAACGACGGAGAAATTCCGGAGCTCGCTGAATAAGCTTATGAGCGAGGATGTCTCCGGCGAATCGAAGAGCGCGCTCGGCGACACGAACATGAGGCTTCTCACGACGCTCGATCAAATTGCTGCGAAGATCAAAGCGGCTGACTATCGGCGAGCGGCGATTGGCAGCGACGTTATCGCATCAGTGAGCGACGCCAATAACCTCGTCGCCACGTCGGCTGGCCAAATCAGCGATCTCTTCGACCGACTCGCAAGAGATCATGCGGATGCTGCACGATCCTCTCTATACCGGACGCTTGCGCTGTTGATCGCTGCGACCGTCGCTGCTGTTGTCTTGGTCGGTCTCATCGCAAAGGGCATTTCGCTGCGGCTCACGAGCCTCGTCCGCGCGATGGACCAAATCAGCCATAAGGACTTGAGCGTCGAAGTCCCGTATCTCTCTGACAGCAACGAAAACGGCATGATCGCGAGTGCGCTCGCGCGCTTCAAGGAAGCCGTCATCGAAAATAAGGCGATGACCGACGCCGCCGTCGATGCTGCCAAACAGCAGCAGGAGCAGAGCGAGCACTATGCGAAGGAGCACGAGCGCTTCATGGACGCGTTCACCGGCGCGGCCGAACGGATAGCGAGCGGCGACTTCACGCATCGGATTACCGAGAAGGTCATCCCGGAGTACGAAGCTATCATCAGCCAGATGAACCTGATGATGGGTCAGCTCGATGCCGCGCAGGCCGCGAAGATCGAGGCCGAGGGCCAGATCAATGTCGTCGTCCAGTCGCTCGGAACCTCTCTGTCGGAACTCGCGCAAGGAAACCTCGAGACCTCGGTATACGCTGAAATCGCTCCGGAGTTCTTGAAGCTCAAGACGGACTTCAATTCTGCGGCTTCGCAGCTGAGAAGCACGATCGAGCTCGTGAAAAAAGGTGCCGCCAGCATCAAGCTGGGCACCGAGGAGATTTCGCAAGCCTCCGACGATCTTTCGCGGCGCACGGAAAACCAGGCCGCAAGTCTTGAGCAGACGGCAGCTGCCGTTAAGGAGATCACGGATACCGTCAACAAGACGGCTCGTGGCGCGACCCATGCCCGCGAAACGGTTTCAGTTGCCAAGGCAGACGCCGAGAAGAGCGGCGAGATCGTTCGCAAAGCGATTTCGGCAATGAACGGCATCGAGAGTTCGTCGAAGCAGATCAGCCAGATCATCGGCGTCATTGACGAGATTGCGTTCCAGACGAACCTTCTCGCGTTGAATGCCGGCGTCGAAGCCGCTCGCGCAGGCGACGCTGGCCGAGGCTTCGCAGTCGTGGCATCGGAAGTGCGAGCACTGGCGCAGCGTTCTGCCGAGGCGGCAAAGGAGATCAAAGGTCTCATTTCTGCTTCGACCGGACAGGTCGCCCAGGGTGTGCAGCTCGTCGGCGAGACCGGCTTGGCGTTGACTCGTATCGTGACCCAGGTCGCGGAAATCAACACCATCGTCACCGACATCGCGACCAGCGCCAACGAACAGGCGCACGGACTTGAGCAGGTCAACACGGCCGTCAACGAGATGGATCAGGTCACGCAGCAGAACGCCGCGATGGTCGAGGAAGCAACGGCTGCAACGCAAACGCTCGCTCAACAGACCGAAGAACTCGTCCGCCTCGTCAGCCGCTTCAACACAGGCGACGATACGGTCATCGAAATGTCCACACGGCGCGAACAGCCGAAGTCGGCTCCCCGGCCGCAGCGCGCGCCGGCAAAGTCGAAGGTTGCCGCTGGCGGCGGCATGGGCCGGCGCAATGTGGCCTCCTCTGACGCCGGCTGGGAGGAATTTTAA
- the flbT gene encoding flagellar biosynthesis repressor FlbT, with the protein MAGGLKITLRAGERLFVNGGVLRVDRKVSIELMNDVIFLLEQHVMKPEDTTTPFKQLYFMIQMMLIDPSLHMKARTMARESVANLLGSISDRILRQGLLDTADLLDNDRPFEALKKVRSLLPQEAAGMNTEEQSKEVA; encoded by the coding sequence ATGGCGGGCGGCTTGAAAATTACGCTGCGTGCCGGTGAGCGGCTCTTTGTCAACGGCGGAGTCTTGCGCGTCGACCGGAAGGTCAGCATCGAGCTCATGAATGACGTTATTTTCCTTCTCGAGCAGCATGTCATGAAGCCCGAGGATACGACAACGCCGTTCAAGCAATTGTATTTCATGATCCAGATGATGCTGATCGACCCCTCATTGCACATGAAGGCGCGAACGATGGCACGGGAATCCGTTGCCAATCTGCTCGGCAGTATCAGCGATAGAATTCTCAGGCAGGGTCTGCTCGACACCGCGGATTTGCTCGATAACGATCGCCCGTTCGAAGCTTTGAAGAAAGTCAGATCGCTGCTTCCGCAAGAGGCGGCCGGAATGAACACTGAGGAACAGAGCAAGGAGGTCGCATGA
- the fliQ gene encoding flagellar biosynthesis protein FliQ: MTEGDALQIVQQAIWLTIVLAGPVVGSAMVIGVGVAFIQALTQIQEMTLTFVPKIIAGFLILLLTGSYSGNLLKVFTEQLYLRIALGFK, translated from the coding sequence ATGACGGAAGGTGATGCGCTTCAAATCGTCCAACAAGCGATCTGGCTGACGATTGTATTGGCAGGGCCCGTCGTCGGCTCTGCTATGGTCATCGGCGTAGGTGTCGCGTTCATTCAGGCGCTGACCCAAATTCAAGAAATGACGCTGACCTTCGTGCCGAAAATCATCGCGGGATTTCTGATCCTGCTGCTGACCGGTAGCTATAGTGGTAACCTGCTGAAGGTGTTCACTGAGCAACTATATTTGCGAATCGCGCTCGGCTTTAAGTGA
- a CDS encoding GGDEF domain-containing protein yields MSQADVLFSEANSFATLELSKIMSASALKQLPSSAIIMLGSVAAICSTFLLWHLLMHSQIEISAISSWSDVSWQIAEVDSRGRIVRLGSHPFALALLFGIVAAGCMSFAWGAVQFFRGGFSADKEIDERLSERLEKVGQELDDEVFSVMRLLKEHLELSGTHSDSLTKVSNTLVASTSPERVRSIIQMLISENKKVQNEVRELNTRLQHSQQQIEKLRVSLSDSHKLGMLDAVTSLKNRHWLEIHLPKEVGTAVETKGSLSLIMADVDHFKRINDSFGHAVGDEILRRFAELLSKNIKGRDTAARYGGEEFIILLPQTRLEGAKNLGEQIRGELESKKWMHHRTGQPIGKVTASFGVAELRPGEDCYALLDRADSKLYEAKAAGRNRIAADE; encoded by the coding sequence ATGTCTCAGGCAGATGTTCTTTTCAGCGAGGCCAACTCCTTCGCCACTTTAGAGCTGAGCAAGATTATGAGCGCATCCGCACTTAAACAATTGCCATCCTCCGCCATCATCATGTTGGGCAGTGTCGCTGCAATATGTTCGACCTTTTTGCTTTGGCATCTGCTGATGCACTCGCAGATCGAAATTTCTGCGATATCGAGCTGGTCGGACGTTTCTTGGCAAATTGCCGAAGTGGATTCGCGCGGCCGCATCGTGCGACTTGGTTCTCATCCGTTTGCTCTTGCTTTATTGTTTGGAATTGTCGCAGCGGGATGCATGTCATTCGCTTGGGGAGCTGTGCAGTTTTTCCGCGGGGGATTTTCTGCAGACAAGGAAATTGACGAGCGGTTGTCGGAGCGTCTCGAGAAGGTCGGACAGGAACTGGACGACGAAGTCTTTTCTGTAATGCGCCTGCTGAAGGAGCATCTCGAGCTGAGTGGAACGCATTCCGACTCCCTGACGAAGGTCAGCAACACGCTCGTGGCATCGACATCGCCCGAACGCGTCCGGTCGATAATCCAGATGCTGATCAGCGAGAACAAGAAAGTTCAGAATGAAGTGCGTGAACTCAATACGCGCTTACAGCACTCGCAACAGCAAATTGAAAAGTTGAGAGTTAGCCTCAGCGATAGCCACAAATTGGGAATGCTTGATGCTGTCACATCGCTGAAGAACCGGCATTGGCTGGAGATACACCTTCCAAAAGAGGTTGGCACCGCCGTTGAAACGAAGGGTTCACTCTCCTTGATCATGGCCGATGTCGATCATTTCAAGAGGATCAACGATTCGTTCGGGCATGCCGTGGGTGACGAGATATTGAGGCGGTTCGCCGAGCTTCTTTCGAAAAACATCAAGGGCCGCGATACGGCCGCTCGCTACGGTGGAGAAGAGTTCATTATTCTTTTGCCGCAAACCAGACTTGAAGGTGCGAAGAACCTCGGTGAACAGATCCGGGGGGAGCTCGAAAGCAAGAAATGGATGCACCACCGAACGGGGCAGCCGATCGGCAAGGTCACAGCGTCCTTCGGCGTAGCAGAATTACGCCCTGGCGAGGATTGCTACGCTCTCTTGGATCGCGCCGACTCCAAGCTTTACGAAGCAAAGGCGGCCGGCCGCAATCGTATTGCCGCCGACGAATAG
- the flaF gene encoding flagellar biosynthesis regulator FlaF — MYKFSYEETLSESGSRQRENERLAIEQSVALLKTAEKAGPQSREAIDAIFFLNRLWSFFLDDLAKPENGLPDEVRAGLISIGIWMLKEADAISKGNSRNFAGLIDVSNVIAEGL; from the coding sequence ATGTACAAGTTCTCATACGAAGAGACGTTGAGTGAATCCGGCAGCCGGCAACGGGAGAACGAGCGACTGGCTATCGAGCAGTCGGTTGCACTCCTGAAGACCGCAGAAAAAGCCGGACCGCAGTCGCGTGAAGCGATCGATGCAATTTTCTTCCTCAATCGGCTTTGGAGCTTTTTTCTCGATGATCTCGCCAAGCCCGAAAATGGGCTGCCGGATGAAGTCCGGGCGGGTCTCATCTCGATCGGCATTTGGATGCTCAAGGAAGCCGATGCGATCAGCAAAGGCAACTCGCGGAATTTTGCCGGGCTGATCGACGTCTCGAATGTCATCGCGGAAGGGTTGTGA
- a CDS encoding PilZ domain-containing protein, protein MLRALLKISEPRRSPLPHTRISDEPDEGNALFEALICEFHWTALQIGGIAACMNAALALGRTWTLRSCSNLVPVEPPIINVALRAWQEIGISGELAASISKIYFDLLDAKKLAMPLIDRAGAFTGSGVSLAKLEQITALWRKLAEDCKIAVRRLEPETRWRFNGVYTGNALILGKFLQESQSGSYSCVNQFGEAAIPVLPQRRKTPRYVLLQPCKISDKGGSSIAFARDISKSGIGLDCERDLALKERVLIELRNGQKMKGTVVWSRNKRVSVQFDEPLTDGDPLIAR, encoded by the coding sequence GTGCTGAGGGCGCTGCTAAAGATTTCGGAACCACGGCGGTCGCCGTTACCGCATACGCGGATTTCCGACGAACCGGACGAAGGCAACGCGCTTTTCGAAGCGCTCATCTGTGAATTTCATTGGACGGCACTGCAGATCGGGGGCATCGCGGCTTGCATGAATGCAGCGCTTGCTCTCGGACGCACTTGGACTCTTCGATCGTGCAGCAACCTAGTTCCCGTCGAGCCGCCAATTATCAACGTCGCGCTCCGGGCGTGGCAGGAGATCGGGATCTCCGGAGAGCTCGCCGCTTCGATCAGCAAGATCTATTTCGATTTGTTGGACGCCAAGAAGCTCGCGATGCCGCTGATAGACCGGGCCGGCGCCTTTACAGGCTCGGGCGTATCGCTCGCGAAGCTCGAGCAAATCACCGCTCTGTGGCGGAAGCTGGCGGAAGATTGCAAAATTGCTGTGCGCCGACTTGAACCTGAGACACGCTGGCGCTTCAACGGCGTCTATACCGGAAACGCGCTCATTCTCGGCAAATTCTTGCAGGAATCGCAGTCAGGCTCGTACAGTTGCGTCAATCAATTCGGGGAAGCCGCAATTCCCGTTTTGCCACAACGCCGAAAGACGCCGCGATACGTTCTGCTGCAGCCATGCAAGATCAGCGACAAAGGTGGCAGCTCCATTGCCTTTGCGCGCGATATCTCAAAGAGCGGCATCGGCCTGGATTGCGAGCGGGATCTCGCTTTGAAGGAGCGGGTTCTCATCGAACTTCGCAACGGCCAAAAGATGAAGGGGACCGTCGTCTGGTCTCGTAACAAGCGGGTCAGCGTGCAATTCGACGAACCGTTGACCGACGGCGATCCATTGATAGCGCGTTGA
- a CDS encoding EAL domain-containing protein, with translation MRGSSVKGAMAFNLDGFAYSAPVAKKGRKKDATSPYVSTSSDAKAFVSALDQVGIVSITDPEGRIVHANSEFLRISGYGIGEVTGKDHSILNSGYHPKKFWDDAYGKLRKGETWRAPVKNRAKDGSFYWVDSIIVPLKGRDRQSKGFLSFQIDITTAVTLHMALQDRNALLQAVVDSFPGGLTVFDRDLRLILCNRKQRELLEYPDSLFENSPPTLEELYRFNANRGEYGPGDAEEQVLTRLERARKGETHIFERQRPNGTYLEIRGTALPGGGFVTAHLDVTERKRYQETIGRLAHQDVLTGLPNRALFQERIRVGLKQVQNGSSLALHCLDLDRFKSVNDTLGHPVGDSLLIAVAERLRAEIRETDTVARLGGDEFAIIQMAPRSIEEIEALAKRIIGAFAEPFVLEENTVSIGTSIGIAVAPSDGIEVGQLMMNADMALYRTKSLGRGTFGFYEHSMHERLQTRHQIIMGLREAIANSKFELHYQPIVNVKTRKIVGCEALIRWSHPVRGLIPASEFIPIAEECGLIGQIGDWVLKTACAEASLWPDDIWVAVNISPAQFRGQDLVEKVTNACRGLPLSRLILEITETLLMKDRDVASDTLERLRKMGVRFAIDDFGTGFSSLSYLQSFPFDKIKIDRSFVSAVANIKRSATLRRSIIQLGYNLGMTSVGEGVETEQQLDRLRAEGCVEAQGFLFSRAVPAAKLRTLFSKPL, from the coding sequence ATGCGAGGCTCATCGGTTAAAGGCGCCATGGCTTTCAATCTCGACGGATTTGCCTATAGTGCGCCAGTCGCAAAAAAGGGTCGCAAAAAGGATGCGACCAGTCCGTATGTCAGCACCAGCTCGGACGCTAAGGCCTTCGTGTCCGCCCTTGATCAGGTGGGTATCGTTTCTATCACGGATCCTGAGGGCCGCATCGTTCATGCGAACAGCGAATTCTTGCGCATCAGCGGCTACGGCATTGGTGAAGTCACCGGCAAAGACCATTCGATCCTGAATTCCGGGTACCACCCGAAGAAATTCTGGGATGATGCCTATGGAAAACTTCGCAAAGGTGAGACATGGCGCGCCCCCGTGAAAAATCGGGCGAAAGACGGATCGTTTTATTGGGTCGATTCGATCATCGTTCCGCTCAAGGGCAGGGATCGCCAGAGCAAGGGCTTCCTGTCGTTTCAGATCGACATCACGACTGCCGTCACTCTTCACATGGCGCTCCAGGACCGCAACGCCCTGCTGCAGGCCGTAGTGGACAGCTTCCCCGGCGGCCTCACGGTCTTCGACCGCGACCTTCGCCTAATTCTCTGCAACAGAAAGCAGCGGGAGTTGCTCGAATATCCCGATTCTCTCTTCGAGAACTCTCCTCCAACGCTCGAGGAGCTTTACCGCTTCAACGCCAATCGCGGAGAATACGGGCCGGGGGATGCAGAAGAACAGGTGCTCACCCGTCTCGAACGCGCGCGCAAGGGCGAGACACATATCTTCGAGCGGCAACGGCCCAACGGAACCTACCTCGAGATTCGCGGCACGGCATTACCCGGCGGCGGATTCGTGACTGCCCACCTCGATGTGACAGAGCGGAAGCGGTATCAGGAAACCATCGGGCGGCTTGCGCACCAAGATGTTCTGACGGGCCTACCAAACCGTGCCCTTTTTCAGGAACGCATTCGAGTCGGTCTAAAGCAGGTACAGAACGGCTCGTCCTTGGCGCTTCATTGTCTGGACCTCGATCGGTTCAAGTCCGTAAACGACACGCTTGGTCATCCTGTCGGAGATTCTCTGTTGATCGCCGTGGCCGAAAGGCTTCGAGCCGAGATCAGAGAAACCGATACCGTAGCCAGGCTCGGCGGCGATGAATTCGCAATCATTCAAATGGCCCCTCGATCCATCGAGGAAATCGAGGCTCTTGCAAAGCGGATCATCGGCGCCTTCGCCGAGCCATTCGTTCTCGAAGAGAATACGGTATCAATCGGAACAAGCATCGGGATCGCCGTTGCTCCGTCAGACGGCATCGAAGTCGGCCAGCTGATGATGAATGCGGACATGGCTCTTTACCGGACCAAATCGCTCGGCAGAGGCACGTTCGGTTTCTACGAACACTCAATGCATGAGCGGTTGCAGACGCGGCACCAAATCATCATGGGGCTGCGCGAGGCCATCGCGAACAGCAAATTCGAGCTTCACTATCAGCCGATCGTGAATGTCAAAACGCGCAAGATCGTGGGCTGCGAAGCATTGATACGCTGGTCGCATCCGGTGAGGGGGCTCATTCCGGCCTCCGAATTCATTCCGATCGCCGAAGAATGCGGGTTGATCGGTCAGATCGGCGATTGGGTGCTGAAAACGGCATGCGCCGAGGCGAGCCTCTGGCCTGACGACATCTGGGTCGCGGTCAATATTTCCCCTGCTCAATTCCGCGGTCAGGATCTCGTAGAAAAGGTTACGAACGCATGCAGAGGGCTTCCTCTCTCGCGGCTCATCCTCGAGATTACAGAGACGCTCCTCATGAAAGATCGGGACGTTGCGTCGGACACGCTCGAGCGTCTGCGCAAAATGGGTGTCCGATTTGCCATCGATGATTTCGGGACGGGCTTCTCTTCACTCAGCTATCTGCAGAGCTTTCCGTTCGATAAAATCAAAATCGATCGCTCGTTCGTCTCTGCCGTCGCGAACATCAAGCGCTCGGCAACGCTGCGGCGATCCATCATCCAGCTCGGCTACAATCTCGGCATGACCAGCGTCGGCGAAGGCGTCGAAACCGAACAACAGCTCGATCGTTTGCGCGCGGAAGGGTGCGTAGAGGCGCAAGGCTTTCTCTTTTCCCGGGCGGTGCCCGCTGCAAAGCTTCGGACGCTGTTCTCCAAACCTCTCTGA
- a CDS encoding flagellar hook-associated family protein yields MITASFISSAGLQDDTRRSIARLQSQLVNVQKELATSRHADVGVTLGATTGVSVSMRQDLEQIQSIKNSNNLVLNRMDASQSALQTVAKSTSSFLSALVSGGSASTSPETILQAAQAGMQTLQDQLNSSLDGQYLFAGINSDVKPMDDFFGAPPSAGQQAVANAFVTKFGFNPSDPAAANISPSDMQDFLDNEFADLFTSSSWSSTWSGASDKSVSSRISRSEIASTSVTANDANFRNLTQAFVMFAGLGFGNLGSGTQQVIISKARDLVANATGGITQVQSYLGVTQKRVSDSNDQIDSQINFLTKSINNLEQIDPATVTTQLADISTALQAAYSITNKLNNLTIMDYLK; encoded by the coding sequence ATGATCACAGCATCTTTCATATCGTCGGCCGGCCTCCAGGATGATACTCGTCGTTCGATCGCTCGCCTGCAGTCGCAACTCGTCAATGTTCAAAAGGAATTGGCGACATCGAGGCATGCCGATGTCGGAGTAACCCTTGGCGCGACCACGGGTGTTAGCGTTTCCATGCGGCAGGATCTCGAACAGATCCAGTCCATCAAGAATTCGAACAACCTCGTTCTGAATCGCATGGACGCTTCGCAATCCGCGTTGCAGACGGTAGCAAAAAGCACATCGTCATTTCTGTCGGCCTTGGTCAGTGGTGGCTCGGCGTCGACGTCGCCCGAGACCATCCTGCAAGCGGCCCAGGCCGGTATGCAAACACTACAGGATCAGCTCAATTCGTCGCTAGACGGCCAGTATCTTTTTGCAGGCATCAACTCCGACGTCAAACCGATGGACGATTTCTTCGGAGCGCCTCCGTCAGCTGGGCAACAGGCAGTTGCGAACGCGTTCGTCACGAAGTTTGGGTTCAATCCGAGCGATCCCGCGGCGGCCAACATCTCGCCCTCAGACATGCAGGATTTCCTCGATAACGAATTCGCGGACCTGTTCACCTCCTCGAGCTGGTCGAGCACGTGGTCGGGTGCGTCAGACAAATCAGTTAGCAGTCGGATTTCGCGAAGTGAGATCGCCAGTACTTCGGTCACCGCAAACGACGCCAATTTCCGCAACTTGACCCAAGCTTTTGTGATGTTTGCGGGCTTAGGCTTCGGCAATCTCGGAAGCGGAACTCAGCAAGTCATCATATCGAAGGCACGAGATCTCGTCGCCAACGCAACAGGTGGAATTACTCAGGTCCAATCGTATCTTGGCGTAACGCAGAAGCGCGTTTCCGACTCAAACGACCAGATCGATTCGCAGATTAATTTCCTCACGAAATCTATCAACAACCTTGAGCAAATCGATCCGGCCACGGTCACGACGCAGCTTGCAGATATTTCGACTGCGCTTCAGGCGGCGTACTCGATCACCAACAAGCTGAATAATCTCACCATCATGGATTATCTCAAGTGA
- a CDS encoding PilZ domain-containing protein, with product MYGCWSRVINRLEIPRRTLAIERPRDQRKFGRRPVFKAAVIELDDGQRLSGTVLDLSDGGAKIKLPEPERLIGEFYLEIPGDDLIVKCRLIRVDDAIAGLSYIKPPRRLSWVRK from the coding sequence ATGTACGGCTGTTGGAGCAGGGTAATTAACAGATTAGAAATACCGAGAAGAACTTTGGCAATAGAACGTCCGCGAGATCAGCGCAAATTTGGCCGGCGGCCGGTCTTTAAAGCCGCCGTTATCGAACTTGACGATGGGCAAAGGCTTTCCGGAACAGTCCTGGATTTGTCGGACGGAGGAGCAAAAATTAAGCTCCCCGAGCCTGAGCGCCTGATTGGCGAATTCTATTTAGAGATCCCAGGAGACGATTTAATCGTGAAATGCAGGCTCATTCGCGTTGATGATGCGATAGCCGGTCTGAGCTATATAAAGCCCCCGCGGCGCCTTTCGTGGGTGAGAAAATAG
- the flgD gene encoding flagellar hook assembly protein FlgD: MTTVPSTSGTGGQTATQAAAKSNTLNYNDFLKLMIAQLKNQDPLNPTDSTQYMSQIAQFSSVEQAINTNSKLDQLLVNSNISQASTMIGLTLKAPDGTAGVIQSVRIDSSGSTAILTSGKEVPISAGVTIGYPMT, encoded by the coding sequence ATGACAACGGTTCCGTCGACCAGCGGCACAGGCGGTCAAACCGCCACCCAGGCGGCAGCAAAGTCAAACACGCTCAACTACAACGATTTCTTGAAGCTGATGATCGCCCAGCTGAAGAATCAGGACCCCCTGAATCCAACGGACTCGACGCAGTACATGTCGCAGATCGCTCAGTTTTCGAGCGTTGAGCAAGCCATCAACACGAACTCCAAGCTTGATCAGCTCCTCGTGAACTCGAACATCTCGCAGGCCAGCACCATGATTGGGCTGACGCTGAAGGCGCCGGATGGCACGGCAGGTGTGATTCAATCCGTTCGGATCGATTCTTCTGGATCCACAGCGATCCTGACCAGCGGCAAGGAGGTGCCGATCTCTGCCGGAGTAACGATAGGTTACCCTATGACATGA